In Octopus bimaculoides isolate UCB-OBI-ISO-001 chromosome 5, ASM119413v2, whole genome shotgun sequence, a genomic segment contains:
- the LOC106871568 gene encoding uncharacterized protein LOC106871568: MDSRLEGKTFAEATEIRKKEVNVTNLRKFENMVDRDGGDVKLSPSVEKMVRVTVYKVYSVEEKIILESTEVIERALRPIWRDITYLARGGRFETVERSISKSIEKTKEHSVTHLKMDKVVLLPMYSGRTARVKVEGIPPEIDVAWVAAEVLLGSEEQVTVIQATETEATNWQGEENGDEKLCYSSWRTECRGSTCAGATLSGLQRSFKKY; encoded by the exons ATGGACAGCCGTTTGGAAGGAAAGACCTTCGCGGAAGCTACAGAAATTCGTAAAAAGGAGGTCAATGTGACGAATCTGAGAAAGTTCGAAAACATGGTGGACAgggatggtggtgatgttaaattGTCACCATCTGTAGAAAAAATGGTGAGGGTCACTGTCTACAAGGTATACTCAGTAGAAGAAAAGATCATTTTAGAGTCAACAGAAGTAATCGAGAGAGCACTGAGGCCAATTTGGCGAGATATAACTTACCTTGCCAGAGGAGGCCGATTCGAAACGGTTGAACGTTCAATTTCAAAAAGCATCGAGAAAACAAAGGAACACTCAGTAACACACCTGAAGATGGACAAAGTAGTCCTACTTCCAATGTACTCGGGAAGGACTGCTAGAGTCAAAGTAGAAGGAATTCCCCCGGAAATAGACGTGGCTTGGGTGGCGGCAGAAGTGCTTCTGGGAAGCGAAGAGCAAGTGACGGTCATCCAGGCCACAGAGACAGAGGCTACGAACTGGCAAG GTGAAGAAAATGGAGACGAAAAGTTATGCTACAGCAGCTGGAGAACTGAGTGCCGTGGATCCACGTGTGCTGGAGCAACATTAAGTGGACTTCAACGTAGTTTTAAGAAATACTAA